The genomic region caagtggtatcagagcaggcacacttttattagggtttaatctttgctatgaAGATCCACtgacccctatttgtcatggatagaggacagcctcttattgtacctcctttatttgatggaactaactatgcatactggaaagtacacataagagctttcttgcagtccttagatgaaaaggtgtggcaagctataGAGATAGGTTAGACCAAGCCTAAGGAAGCGCCtgccgattgggatgatgatAAGATCAAGGTGGAAAACTTCAATAGCAGGACATTGAATGCGTTATTCAGTGCAGTTACCAATGAGGAATctaagaagatatcctccactgaaactgctaaggaagcatggacaattctccaaacaacctatgagggaaccaagGCTGTAGAGGATTCAaaacttcagaggctcactacaagctttgaagagattaagatggaagaggatgagtcatttgatgagttctatgtcaGGCTCAAGGATATAGTGAACTTAGCATTTAATCTTGAGGAAACCATTCTAGAACCCAAGATTgagagaaaggtgctcagatctctacctaAGAGAtaccatgccaagatcactgctattaaggaatcaaaggacattgacaaaattcctttgacagagttggttggcaatctgcaaacctatgggttgggtttgacaaggatcGAGAAATCAAGTAAGAGCAAaagcatggcattgaaggccaagagcagtgacactaATGAGTCTTccgacgatgaagattctaaagtgaagtcctacatcactcggaaattcaagaagttcatgaagaatgccaatgcaaagggctttgACAAGGGCCGTAAGCAATCCaattcttctcagttcaagaaccaagacaaaggaaagaaggatgcaagggatggtggtcagtacactgttccctcaggacctaaatgctttgggtgtcaaggcgttggacacatgaaacaggagtgccCACTTACCTcaagtctattgggaaaagcaaagCACTTGCTGCTACATTAAGCAACACTGAACCTGAAGATGATTctgaaaatgaggatgacggaatcttgaatgccttcactgccactgtcaatcctactgaagagattgtagaagatgtggaagaCAAAGAAAGCTTAGTGGAGTCAAAATTTAAGAAGATGGATAAGCAAGATGACttccatacagcctatgcaaatTTGTACAAGGTCTCAGAAAAGCATGCGAAATTGTATAGGTTGActaccaagaagcttagtgatgtaaAGCTTGAGTGTGAAgaactttccacaaagtttaatgaagccaatcagactattAGAGCACTGAGGTTTGGGAAAAATTTcctggctgagaagaccaagaagcttaagGCAAAATTGTTCCAAGTCAAAGCTCAGCTAGAAAGGAATTCAAGCgctaagctcgatgagatgctcagtcttcagaaatctgcttctgatagAACTAGTTTAGGGTACGAtctctcttctcctaatattgcttctactagtactactatttttgttcctcTTAGTAATAATGTTGACATTGAGAACATTAATGCCAGAACTGATTTAACTAGCGAGAACGTAGACAAAGGTAAATCCATCTCAAGAGCACCCCCAAAGCAGGACaagaaagaagctaaaaatcctagggctaagaaggctaactctcaaaagcctaaacagaagaagcagcatctcagTAATCATTGTGGAGCagccggtcatactcgaccttattgctataagtggttagccactcaatagAGCAACAACATGATTGCATCAaaaaaccagaatcagtttcctTCCTCTTTCGcacctcttggagatcttctcaaagcccttttgttcctttcgaacttgaacgggttcaattcttccccctcaccgccAGTTCAAGGCTTTGCTCAAAgtaaaggttcttccaaggtgtggaaggaaaaagggcTCTAACTGATTTAATCActtcctctctctctatctattttttattgcattacttgtgtgtttttgctttcttattttccAGTCAGtttagttttatgcattgttttgactaatttatcatgtttttgttggttattttcagtttttttttttaaataaaaaaaattgaaaattttgcaaatacaaaaacagtgtgtgctTATGTACATTGGTGCTTGTgcaccttggatggccattgaaataaagttttttaaactttgtatctcttgtagcttagatgaacatctctatgcacaactaagcaagtgaccTTTATGGCTCTtagtttgtgatgagtaaggttaagtaatctcttgtacttaacactcgtatcactctttttgaagggaaggactagaaaatcctaagagaaaggcataaataaccatctcaccactgttgcctaCCAattatgaaatgacatctgtatgtttcggcatagcaaaagtgcaatgtcaaaaaacttaacataattaggtatttcttttctatctcttgtatgtccatgcatgatttgcttaaaaagaaaattatgtaaagaaaaataaaaagcaaaaagattaaaatgttttatatatgattgcaagcgtgtattctaagagatgtgagagttataggatgtacctcgaaggtgatagtctccatcaagtagttatgatcatgtgtgaattaaattgatttactcatatctcacaTTGTCATAACATAGATACACTTAtacaatcttgcgatgtttttcacacacaacacgcaatattctttgctacttttggtACATGTGTagatacaatgtgatttggccattacaaggtttacatgtgttgatatatgcacactaaactgtcttgacttgtttttgaaatataaaattggttagacttgtttagtgtgtgtgtgtgtgttttgggatctatgtgcttaatatttttgttgggggATGATTTTGAGGACTTAATATGTTAATTGGATCGTTGGTTGAGTTACTTGTTTGGttgcattcatatttgtgttttttccttctttgaaaaactgttttaaactatctcgatagctcctcgacacCTGGCTTATCTATTGAGCTCTTCAGTTGCTCTTTATTTCAATCTCAACACCTTTCGACAGCTATGTGGATCGATCGGGAATTCTTTTGTCCCCTCGATAGCTCcttgacagatcctcgatccatcgagcttctttGTAAAGATTTCTATTGTTTGATcctcgatagatcctcgataGTTGTCTCGACAGCTAGAAGATGcgttttaaatctcgacagctcctcgatACATATCAATCGATCGAGCTTTATAAGGTTTCTATATATATGCGCGTTGCGATTTCTGATCTCATTTCTTCGATCTCTCTCAAcagtttctcatctctctcaCTCCCAAACACTCTCAACTTAACCACTTCATCTTCCTTACTCTTTCCTTGATCATTTGCTTGCATTTTCATAGGTATGATCTCTTTTCTTGGCTTTCTTcatacatgttcatgcattctgacctagattttgggatttttttaatacttggggttttttgaaattgttgaaGTTTTGGTGAAAATTTTTGGTTGGGTTATGTTTATATGATCTTAActcttcatgcattgcatttcatgtgcattataactatattttcttgcatttagatgtgtattatatatgttatctgattgtgtgctggtaggattggattgggctgagcccatgatgcaattacctttgcatgtcacatgttcatgtatTCATATGCATACgtcctttcttttcaatatatttttgatatatttgatatttttggcacttttttgatatattttctgttatttgatatatttgatatgcatgtcacatgttcatgcattccctttctttctctttctttcttctgtTTGTGTTAATCTGcttctatggcacctaaacgtaaaTCTACTCCGTCCTGGAATCCTCTACGTTCTGGGGCATCCACTTCTTTCGATCCTACTCCCTTTCACATTCGGTTCTGTGATGAGACGGCCAAATCATAATTCTTTGAGAAATTTTCCCAATGAGGCATTTATTTGGAGCACCAAGTCATTTCGTCGGACTTCTTTGACACTGACCTTCCCATTGTCATCCACAGTAGGGAATGGGAGTCATTTTGTGGCGTCTCGGTCACATGTCCATCCATGTTGATCTAGGAGTTCTACTCTAATATgcttggatttgattattcagtacatTAGTTTTCTACTCGTGTTCAAGGTATGCGCATTGTGGTCACTCCGGTTCTTGTGGCCGAAGTGCTTCACGTCCCTAGGGGAGCGCATCCTGACTATCCTGGTTATGAgcgtcttaagactgtgtctaaagacgagcttatgtTTGCTTTCTGTAAGTGCCCTTCTGATTGGTGTGAGCGTCAGTTCACTTACTGTTCGACCTTCGCTAAGGGTCTGCATTttcttaacatggttatgacttttgtcTTACATCCCCTCTCTCATTATAACTCTATCATAGAGCCCCATGCTCAGtttttgctttcctttcttgagCATCTTAGTATAGATTTTCTTTGccatttcattttttctatcatagatgtgtattgGGATTTGGTGActtgtgataagctcatctttccttcggATATCACGAGGATCTTACGCCACTTTTTAGTTCCCTTTCCCGTGTCTGACCACTTTTCTACCATGGGTAAAATAGATGCCGCTACTGTTAAATAAAGCGAGGCACAGTTTTGGTCGAGGCGGTCCGAGTCAGtagctcctcccactccttcagctccatccacatctgcTCCCTCTCCTTTTATGAGCGGTGTCACCctcgaggacatcatggcacagcttcagtgcatggatgctcgccttgacactctcaatGATGAGTTGTgccaggtgaacacccgtgttggtcgtattgcacgaCGACAGGCAATTATGGGTGGCTTCGTTGCTTCTCCTCCATCTACTTTTGAGGCTTCTGAGGATAAGGATGATGGTGATGCTAGCTCTTATAGTgctgacgagatgtctacttgacactcttaccctttgtcacttgtgacaaaaagagggagtagttttggttatGAAAGTAGTCATAGTttgggggagagttagtataagaaatttttgttagggggagtgttgatattgagggatgtagtgaggatacttgtatattttctttctactttagatacattttctcTTGTACATGGGTCTTATAACCATTTTGACATATATTGTACTTAcattctttatatatgttgatgCATGTTTTTCACCTacccttacatgtgttgtttcttttttttctttatacacatgtttcttatatattgtatgcaatcttttatttctgttttacaaaaagatgtcttgatgagttttgtttaagtgtttcagaaatacaggttgtcaaagtctacttgccatgaactctcttcttgcaaagttttttaaaagtttgtgttaggatagattttactgtacttaacaagtgagtatgagttgagtgatttatgactcctctcatatgttcatttgtttgttgtggttttgtcacggatttccaaatggggagattgttaggacatatgtgtatcacatgttaggaacatatgtcactattttatgtaattggctaatcctttgacaaaacgcactttacttataattgggtagatctaggatgtgtttaatgcttcaagaaaccttgtttcaagaccaagtgttaaagccatgcaagtctgtccaagattcaattgtgaaaagtgttgttcattaaagctcgatagctagctcgataactagcatctattgagccttgaagagctgttctagcccgtggctcgacagcagcttaacagatagggtatctgtccagatttatgaaactcagattTTCGagtctgtttttcatccaatctgtgattgtatgtttgagctttcttttctcacaaccctaaacatatataaggattattttaagaaccGTATTAGGTTACATAGACAAGagcacaagagcacaattgcacaagagcaaaaattgtaactggagacctagtttgccctaattcatctttcttgtgaagaagctgctgtgtttgtgcaccgtagagttttgtaaccaaggagcttctcgatcttcatcataagatactgggattcctttacttgtaactgcttgttttgataatagtggattctcagaagtagtgaccttaaaatcactcagtggagtttttgccgtgttggttttttccattcgtaaacaaatcaccgtgtcaatttatttttctgctgcgctttagtttattggtgatttatttgtgctaccatgcatttacatgttaatttgattaattaataaacttggcaaattaatcaattaatttatcacaaggggtcaatatgtttttggcctatcattgtTGATATGATGTGTGTGTAAATCTCTTATAAGATCTAGaagtgtttaccttcatacacacttagggttatcaagatcaggATTAatgtcgagagcttggtgatcgctTCAGTTACTGTTTCAAgagtttaaagaaaaacaagtggtGTACTTGTAgatgctgtggatctgagaaagaagtagtccgtggacttgAAGCTGTTAcatggttgtggtagtaagttttctactcgaggtagcaacaggatgttagtggtctaagtcattattgtaaaatttcaatttgtttatagtggatcttgttttaccttgaggataactaagttaaatcctcctcaTGTTTTTTACCAGTTTAATTTTTCTAGGTTATCATTTCgtgtattatttacttttttgcactctttatatgatatgatttgtttgtgttaacctagatctgaataatttatctaagtaatcacttggctaaataactagattAATCAACTGgtattttaaggggtctaaaaatgtacaaagAAGAACAAAGTTATCAAAACAATGCGCTCAGGACAACATCTCTGTACTCTCTCTTTATGCTATTGGATTAATAATAAGGATTGGGATGCATGCcaatcaaaaatcaaacaccacattgactattttcttttttgtttaatcaaattatttatgCGAGAAGAGGAAATAACAATCATATCTTAAATTTTGTTAGACACTATATGATTAACatttatttatgcaaatgtaaGGTAGTTATGCTTGGtagaaattactttttaaaaagaaaaaaaaaaatctatgctaGCTAGGCATTACCTTCgcaagaaacaatgattttttttttaaactttatttgTTAATGGTCTTTTGCTAAAGgtgatttaaattatatttgtacGTACATTAagtgaaaaatgacattttaaaatattgtacaaaaataaaatgaagtaaaagctaaattaaaatatttgtagcaAACGGATACAAAATGACAGAGAATAGAACTTTATTATTGGTTGAAATACAAACTCTTCATAGATGCCAAAACAACATTTCAAACAaccattcataaaaataaaaaataaaaaaaacaattcaaacaaaCAGTGCCCAAATATAGGGAATAGGGTAGACAAGCCAATTGATGAAAGGCTGTCACAAAGCTAAACGAATCGACAAGTTCAAACTCAATGGACTGTATCTATGTGATTACATAAGGCCTAATGGTATTCCAGAAAGTGAATCCAAAGACTATAAGACCAACAATAGTTGCAGTGCCTCTCCAAACATCAGCAAAATAGATACTTCTCAAGGATGCCATATTATGGTTGCAACATTGGTTATAGTGCGTACTAAGGCCTTGAGCGAGATCAGCGTAACAAGAATTATTTTCCACAATTTCACTGCAAAGTTTGTTTACCATATTGGCAACTGCTTCATTGCTGCCTAACCGATTAACTATAATCTTTTCTTTAACCAGCAAATACACATCTTCGCTGGTGTCGATAAGATAATCCAATAGCAACATATAGTTGCATACGTAAGCTTCAGATGGATAATGACATTGCTCCAATGCCATGATGTTTCTGAGAAGGCCTTCGGCTCCATCATCTATCATGATGCTTGAGAATTTCAACAAAGGTTGCATACGTTCCAAGCACCAAAAGCATTTCAAGCATGGTAACCAATTTAAGAGCCATAAGCAAGTGAGGCATGGACATTTATACAAGGGCTGGCACTTGTTGAATTTTATGTCAAGTGAATCTTCCTTGTCATTCACTTTGAATACCACTCCTGCAGCATGTAGCTTTGTTGCACTATATAGATCACATTTTCTGTCTTTGAATTCTAATTCTGACCGTGGGCAACGAGAATATCTAATCAAATCAGTGAAATGTTTTACTTCGTTATTCTTAACTGGCACTATAGACGAAGTAAAATATTTGCTGGCAagcataaaaaatgaattatcgCTGTTTTGTTCTTTGGAAAATTTCGTATGCAACTCCTCGAGAATGAAGAATGGAAGCTGATTCTCAAGTAATATCAAGTCTGCCTGTATATGGCAATCCAACAATGGTTTACTTGACATAGAATCCTTTTCATCATTAGCTCTCAAGAAAAGCTCAATGATAAAGGTGGAATCCAATAAAACCATTTTCACGAAATCTTCACTGCTGATATCAAAGATCTCTTCGTAACAACGACGAATCTTTACTTCATTTTCTTCAATGACCCTTGCTATTTCTTTTTGGCATTTTCCAGTCCGGTAACAAAATTCCTTCAAGTATCTCACTTTCAGCTTTTCCGTGTCCCTCACTTCTTCTTTACCGTGGTGAAAAGGGCCTATTGAGATTAGCTTTGGACTGTAggcttctttatttatttggcGAAGATTCTTAGGGACTCTATAGATGCAACACTCAGGCCACTGGGCTGGCTCCATGACTAGTGGAACCTCAATGATCAGCTCTTCACACATAAGATCATTTTTAAGTGAACCAGTAGCACTAGTCGGCTCC from Castanea sativa cultivar Marrone di Chiusa Pesio chromosome 11, ASM4071231v1 harbors:
- the LOC142617685 gene encoding UPF0481 protein At3g47200-like, producing MKMEPTSATGSLKNDLMCEELIIEVPLVMEPAQWPECCIYRVPKNLRQINKEAYSPKLISIGPFHHGKEEVRDTEKLKVRYLKEFCYRTGKCQKEIARVIEENEVKIRRCYEEIFDISSEDFVKMVLLDSTFIIELFLRANDEKDSMSSKPLLDCHIQADLILLENQLPFFILEELHTKFSKEQNSDNSFFMLASKYFTSSIVPVKNNEVKHFTDLIRYSRCPRSELEFKDRKCDLYSATKLHAAGVVFKVNDKEDSLDIKFNKCQPLYKCPCLTCLWLLNWLPCLKCFWCLERMQPLLKFSSIMIDDGAEGLLRNIMALEQCHYPSEAYVCNYMLLLDYLIDTSEDVYLLVKEKIIVNRLGSNEAVANMVNKLCSEIVENNSCYADLAQGLSTHYNQCCNHNMASLRSIYFADVWRGTATIVGLIVFGFTFWNTIRPYVIT